The DNA segment GAGCACATTCTGCTGCACCCATTCCGGCGTCAGTTCCGCGTCGTCCACGAGGAGTCCGCCGCCCGCCTTGACCACCGGCTGGGCGTTCAGCCGCTGTTCGCCGTTGCCGATGGGCAGCGGGACGTAGGCGGCCGGGAGTCCGACGGCGGTCAGTTCGGCGACGGTCATCGCGCCCGCGCGGCAGAGCATCATGTCGGCCGCGGCGTACGCGAGGTCCATCCGGTCCAGATAACTTACCGGGACGTACGGGGGCATCCCCGGCATCTGCTGCACCTGCGGCAGTTCGTTCTTCGGGCCGACCGCGTGCAGGATCTGGATGCCGGCCTGCTGGAGCCAGGGCGCGACCCGCTGGACGACCTCGTTGAGGTGCCGGGCGCCCTGGGAGCCGCCGGAGACCAGCAGCGTGGGCAGGTTGGGGTCAAGGCCGAAGCGGGCGCGGGCCTCGGGGCGCGCGGCGGCGCGGTCCAGGGTGGCGATGGAGCGGCGCAGCGGGATGCCGATGTAGCGGGCGTCACGCAGCTTGCTGTCGGGCGTGGAGACCGCGACCCGGGCCGCGTAGCGGGAGCCGATCTTGTTGGCCAGGCCGGGGCGGGCGTTGGCCTCGTGGATCACGATCGGCACGCCCAGGCGCTTGGCGGCCAGGTAGCCGGGCAGCGCGACGTAGCCGCCGAAGCCGACCACCGCGTCCGCCTTGGTGCGCTCCAGGATCTGCTCGGCGGCCTTGATCGTGCCGCGCAGCCGGCCCGGCACCGTGATCAGCTCGGGGGTGGGCTTGCGCGGCAGCGGAACCGCCGGGATCAGCGCCAGCTCGTAGCCGCGCTCCGGGACGAGCCGGGTCTCCAGACCGCGCTCCGTGCCCAGGGCCGTGATCCCCACGGTGGGGTCCTGCCTGCGCAGGGCGTCCGCGAGGGCGAGCGCGGGCTCGATGTGGCCCGCGGTACCCCCGCCGGCGAGTACGACATGCACCGAAATTCACCGCTCTCCGGACGAACGCGCCGCCGAGGCACGCCGTCGCATCGTGTTCCATCTCCGTGGCACCCGCTCGGCACGGGAGCCCCCCGCCCGCTTTCTACCAAAGCGGGGTTGCCGCATCGCAAGTGCCGCCCGCGCACCGGGCTCGTCCCGCGCGAACGCGATCAGCAGCCCGACGGCGAACATGGTCGGCAGCAGGGCGGACCCTCCGTAGGAGAACAGCGGGAGCGGGACGCCGGCGATCGGCAGCAGGCCGAGCACCGCACCGATGTTGATCACCGCCTGGGCGATGATCCACGTCGTCACGCCTCCCGCGGCGTACCTCACGAAGGGGTCCTCCGTGCGTCCGGCCACGCGGATACCCGCATAGCCTAGAGCCGCGAACAGGGCCAGTACCGACAGCGTGCCCGCGAGGCCCAGTTCCTCACCTGTGATGGCGAAGATGAAGTCCGTGTGGGCCTCGGGGAGTTGTCCCCATTTCTCCACGCTGGCGCCCAGCCCGGAACCGAAGATCCCGCCCGAGGCCAGGGCGTAGATGCCGTGCACGGCCTGCCAGCAGTCGGCGGCGCCCGCCTTGGGCTCGGTGGCGCCGATGCAGGCGAGCCGGGCCATCCGGTTGGGGCTGGTCTTGATGAGGATCACCCCGATCAGCGCCGCCACCGACAGCACCCCGGCGAAGAGCCGGGTGGGGGCGCCGGCCAGCCAGAGCAGGCCGAAGAGGATCGCGGTGAGGATGATCGCGGTGCCCATGTCGCCGCCGAGCATGATCAGCCCGAGCAGCAGGAAGGCGACCGGGACGAGCGGGACGAGCATGTGCTTCCACTGGGCCAGCAGCCGCTTCTCCTGCTTGCGGGCGATCAGGTCGGCGCCCCACAGCACCAGGGCGAGCTTGCCGAACTCGCTGGGCTGGATCTGGAAGGAGCCGCCGAGCGAGATCCAGTTCCGGTTGCCGTTGACCGACATCCCTATCCCCGGCACCTGCACCAGGGCCATGGAGAACACGGCGGCGGCCAGGATCGGGTAGGCCAGCGCCCGGTGCAGCTTGACCGGCATCCGGGAGGCGGCGAACAGCAGGGCGCCGCCGATGAGCGCGGCGAGGAACTGCTTGCGGAAGAAGAACGAGCCGGGCAGCGAGAGCTGCAGCGCGGTGATCTGGGAGGCCGAGTAGACCATCACCAGGCCCAGGACGGTGATCAGCATGCTGCCGCCCAGGATCAGATAGTAGGCGGTCAGCGGCCGGTCCCACGCCTTGCGGGCGCGGTCGCGCAGCCGGCGCAGCGGGTTCTCGCCCGCGATCCGCGGGGGCGCGGGACGGGCCGCCCGCTGTACGGGCGGCCGTCCGGTACGGCTACTGGGCATCCTGGCCTCCGCTGAACGTCGACCGTCCCACGCGTCCCTCCCAAGGTCCGCCCGGCACGGGCGGCCGGGGTCAGGCGCCGAGTTCGCGGACCGCGGCCGCGAACGCGTCGCCGCGCTGGTTGTAGTTGGTGAACATGTCCATGGAGGCGCAGGCCGGGGCCAGCAGGACGGTGTCGCCCGCCTGGGCCAGCCGCTTCGCCTCCGTCACCGCCTGGAGCATCGCCCCAGTGTCGGTCCGGTCGAGGTCCACGACGGGTACTTCCGGGGCGTGTCGCGCCAGGGCCTCGCGGATCAGCGCGCGGTCGGCGCCGATCAGGACGACCCCCCGCAGCCGCTTCGCGGAGTTGGCCACCAGCTCGTCGAACTCGGCTCCCTTGGCCAGTCCCCCCGCGATCCACACGATCGGCTCGTAGGCGGCCAACGAGGCTTCGGCGGCATGGGTGTTGGTGGCCTTGGAGTCGTCCACGTAGGCCACCCCGTCGATGTCGGCGACGTGGGCGATGCGGTGGGCGTCGGGCTTGAAGGCACGCAGACCGTCGCGCACCGCCTGCGGGGGGACCCCGTAGGAGCGCGCGAGGGCCGCCGCGGCAAGGGCGTTGGCGATGTTGTGCGGGGCGGGCGGGTCCACGTCGGAGACCTCGGCCAGCTCCTGGGCGTTCTTCTGCCGGTCCGCCACGAAGGCGCGGTCGACCAGGATGCCGTCCACCACGCCGAGTTGGGAGACGGCGGGCGCCTGGAGCGTGAACCCGACGGCCCGGCAGCCCTCTTCGACGTCGGCCTCGCGCACCAGGTCCTCGGTGCGCGGGTCGGCCACGTTGTAGACGCAGGCGACCTTGTTGCCCTCGTAGATGCGGCCCTTGTCGGCGGCGTAGGCGTCCATGGAGCCGTGCCAGTCGAGGTGGTCCGGGGCGAGGTTGAGGACCGCGCCGGACCAGGCGCGCAGGGAGGGCGCCCAGTGGAGCTGGTAGCTGGACAGCTCGACGGCGAGCACGTCGTACTGCTCGTCGCCGAGGACGGCGTCCAGCAGGGAGACGCCGATGTTGCCGACGGCGGCCGTGCGCAGGCCCGCCGCCTTGAGGATGGAGGCGAGCATCTGGACGGTGGTGGTCTTGCCGTTGGTGCCGGTGACGGCGAGCCAGGGGGCCGCGTCGGGGCCGCGCAGCCGCCAGGCCAGCTCGACGTCGCCCCACACGGGGACGCCCGCCTCCTCGGCGGCCAGGAACAGCGGCTTGCCGGGCTGCCAGCCGGGCGCGGTGACGATCAGCTCGGTGCCTTCGGGCAGGGTGGCGCCGTCGCCGAGGCGGACGGTGATGCCGAGCGCCTCCAGTTCCGCCGCCTGCTCGCGGGCGCGGGCGTCGTCGCCGTCGTTGACAGCCGTGACGATCGCCCCGCGCGCGTGCAGCGCCTTCGCGGCCGGCAGGCCGGAGACGCCGAGTCCGGCGACGGTGACGTGCTTGCCCTGGAATTCGCTGGGCCCCGAAGGCACCGAGAAGGTCACTTGTCCGCTGCCCATCCCGCGTAGAAGAGGCCCAGTCCGACGATGACGCAGATGCCCTGGATGATCCAGAAGCGGACCACGACAAGGACTTCGGACCAGCCCTTGAGTTCGAAGTGGTGCTGGAGCGGTGCCATCCGGAAGACGCGCTTGCCGGTGAGCCGGAAGGAGCCGACCTGGATGACGACCGACATGGTGATGAGGACGAACAGGCCGCCCATGATGGCCACCAGCAGCTCCGTGCGGGAGAGGATGGCCAGGCCGGTGAGGACACCGCCGAGGGCGAGCGAGCCGGTGTCGCCCATGAAGATCTTCGCCGGGGAGGTGTTCCACCACAGGAAGCCCAGGCAGGCGCCCATCAGGGCGGAGGCGACCACCGCGAGGTCCAGCGGGTCGCGCACCTCGTAGCAGGCGGCCGGGTTGGTCAGGGTCATGGCGTTGGCGCAGGACTCCTGGAACTGCCAGACACCGATGAACGTGTAGGCGCCGAAGACGAGCACGGAGGCGCCGGTGGCCAGGCCGTCCAGACCGTCGGTGAGGTTCACGCCGTTGGACATGGCGAGGATCATGAACAGCGCCCAGACCACGAACAGCACCGGGCCGATGGTCCAGCCGAAGTCGGTGATGAACGACAGCTTGGTGGAGGCCGGCGTGTTGCCCCGGTTGTCGGGGAACTGCAGGGCGAGGACGGCGAACCCGATGCCGACTATGAGCTGGCCGGCCATCTTCGCCTTGGCCCGCAGACCGAGCGAACGGCGCTTGACGATCTTGATGTAGTCGTCGAGGAAGCCGACCAGGCCCATGCCGAACATCAGGCCGAGCACCAGCAGGCCGGAGTAGGTCGGCGACTTGCCGGTGATCACCTTGCTGAGGAAGTACGCGGCGATCGTGGCCAGGATGAAGGCGATACCACCCATGGTCGGCGTACCGCGCTTGCTGGCGTGCTCGCGCGGGCCGTCGTCGCGGATGTACTGGCCGTACCCCTTGCGGGCGAGGAGCTTGATCAGCAGCGGGGTGCCGATCAGCGTCAGGAAGAGACCGATGACGCCCGAGAACAGGACCTGGTTCATCATCGGGCGGCGACCTCACCCTCGGTGCCGGCCTCGGCGAGCGCCTGCGCGACCCGCTCGAGACCCACCGACCGGGACGCCTTCACCAGCACGACGTCCCCCGGACGCAACTGCTTGCGCAAAAGGTCGATCGCCGCCTGTGCGTCGGACACGTGCACCGACTCCTCACCCCACGAACCCTCGTTGTATGCGCCCAGTTGCAGCCAGGAGGCTTCGATGCCACCGACCGCGACGAGCTTGCTGACGTTGAGCCGGACGGCGAGCCGTCCGACCGCGTCGTGCTCGGCGAGAGCCTCGTCCCCCAGCTCGGCCATCTTGCCGAGCACCGCCCACGTGCGGCGCCCCTTGCCCATGGCCACGAGCGCCCTGAGGGCGGCCCGCACGGACTCGGGGTTGGCGTTGTAGGCGTCATTGACGATGGTCACGCCGTCAGGGCGCTCGGTGACCTCCATGCGCCAGCGGGAGAGGGTGCCCGCCCCGGAGAGCGCGGTCGCGATCTCGGTTGCGGACATGCCCAGCTCATGGGCGACGGCGGCCGCGGCGAGCGCGTTCGACACGTGATGCTCACCGTACAGGCGCATGGTCACATCGCTTGCACCGGAGGGTGTGTGAAGCCTGAAGGCGGGCTGTCCGCTGTCCGTGAGTCGTACGTTCTCGGCGCGTACGTCCGCTTCGGCCGACTCTCCGAAAAGGATCACCTTCGCCTTGGTACGGGAGGCCATCGCGCGCACCAGCGGGTCGTCGGCGTTGAGGATCGCCGCGCCGCCTTCCGCCGCCGGAGGCAGGCTCTCCACCAACTCGCCCTTGGCCTGGGCGATCTGCTCCCGGCCGCCGAACTCGCCGATGTGGGCGCTGCCCACGTTGAGCACCAACCCGACCTTGGGCGGGGTGAGTCCGGCCAGGTAGCGGATGTGCCCGATGCCCCGGGCGCCCATCTCCAGCACGAGGAACTTCGTCTCCTCGGTGGCGGACAGGGCGGTCAGCGGCAGCCCGATCTCGTTGTTGAGCGAGCCGGGCGTGAACACGGTCGGCGCCTTGCCGCCGAGCACCTGGGCGATGAGGTCCTTGGTGCTGGTCTTGCCGGCCGAGCCGGTCAGCGCGACGAGGGTCGCGCCGAGCCGTTCGACGACATGGCGGGCGAGGGCGCCGAGGGCCTCCTGGACGTCGTCCACGACGATCGCGGGCACGCCGACGGGACGCGACGCCAGTACGGCGACCGCGCCGGCCTCGACGACCTGGGCCGCGAAGTCGTGGCCGTCCACCCGCTCGCCGACGAAGGCGACGAACAGGGTGCCGGGCACCACCTCGCGGGAGTCCCGGACGACCGGGCCGGTGACCTGGACGGACGTGTCCGGTATGTCGTGCGTCTGCCCGCCGGTGACTGCTGCGATCTCGGCGAGGGAGAGGGCGATCACAAGTTCATCCCTGGGTGTTCTGGATAGCTTCGCGGAGCACCTGGCGGTCGTCGAAGGGACGGATCACGCCGGCGATGTCCTGGCCCTGCTCGTGGCCCTTGCCCGCGACCAGCACCGTGTCACCGGCGGCGGCACGGCCCACGGCGGCGGCGATGGCGGCGGCCCGCTCCTCGAACAGCAGCACCTCGCCCCGCTCGTGCGTGGGGACGGAGGCGGCGCCTTCGAGCATGGTCGCCAGGATCGCCAGCGGGTCCTCGGAGCGGGGGTTGTCGGAGGTCAGTACGGCCGTGTCGGCGTACCGGGCCGCGGCCGCGCCCATCGGGCCGCGCTTGGTGCGGTCGCGGTCGCCGCCGCAGCCGAGCACCAGGTGCACCCGGCCCTTGGTGACCTTGCGCAGCGCCTTGAGCACCGACTCGACCGCGTCGGTCTTGTGGGCGTAGTCGACGACGGCGAGGTAGGGCTGTCCGGCGTCGACGCGCTCCAGGCGGCCGGGGACGCCGGGCACGGCGGCGATGCCGTCGGCGGCGGTCTGCGGGTCGATCCCGGCGGCGGCCAGGGCGGCCAGCGCGGCGAGGGTGTTGGCCACGTTGAACGGGCCGGGCAGCGGCGAACGGGCGTGCACGCGCTCGCCGTTCGGGCCGAGAGCGGTGAACGTCGAGTCCATGGGGCCGGTCTGGACGTCCTCGGCGCGCCAGTCGGCGTCCGGGTGGCCCTCGGCGGAGAAGGTGACGACCGGGACACCGGCCTCGGTGACGAGCCTGCGGCCGTACTCGTCGTCGGCGTTGACCACACCGAGCCGGCTGCGCTCGGGGGTGAACAGGCTCGCCTTGGCCTGGAAGTAGTCCTCCATGCCGGAGTGGAACTCCATGTGCTCCGGGCTGAGGTTGTTGAAGACCGCGATGTCGAAGACGCAGCCGTCGACCCGGCCGAGGACCAGGGCGTGGCTGGAGACCTCCATGGCGACGGCGTCGGTGCCGCGTTCGCGCATGACGGCGAACAGGGCCTGGAGGTCGGTGGCTTCGGGGGTGGTGCGCTCGGACTTGATGCGCTCGTCGCCGATGCGGGTCTCGACGGTGCCGACCAGCCCGGTGGCCCGGCCGGCCGCGCGCAGGCCGCCCTCGATCAGGTAGGCGGTGGTGGTCTTGCCGGAGGTGCCGGTGATGCCGATCTGGAGCATGTCCCGGCCGGGGTGCCCGTAGATGGTGGCGGCCAGCTCGCCCATCTCCGCGCGCGGGTCCTCGACGACCAGGACCGGCAGGCCGGTCGCGGCGGCGCGGTCGGCGCCCGCCGGGTCGGTGAGGACGGCGACGGCGCCCAGGCCCGCCGCCTGGGTGGCGAAGTCGGCGCCGTGCAGTCTGGCGCCGGACAGGGCGGCGTACACGTCACCGGGGCGGACGGCCCGGGAGTCGTGGGTGATCCCGGTGACGCCCACGGGCTCGGCGGTCTCGGCGGGCGCGGCGGTACCCAGTTGACCGGCCAGTTCCGCGAGGAAGATGGCGGAGACCTGAACCGGTCGCGGCGGTCCCGGATTTGTCACGGAAGCGCCTTTCTGAGTGGTTTGGGACTGATCGGCGTGTGGCACGGCGGTGAGCGTACCGGGAGTACCCGCTCCGGAGCTAAAACGGGGCTCGCGGCCGGTGCGGTGGGTCCCTCGGTTCCCGTCGTCGGGAGTGATCGTTGTCACGGGCTCGTTCCTGGTGGTCGGTGCCTGGTTCCGGTGGGGGCGGGGTCAGGGCTTGTAGGAGACGGGCAGGGCGGCGGCCTTGGCTCCGGTCGGCGGCACCTGGAGGGTCTTGAGCGCGAACTCCATCACCTGCTTGTAGACCGGACCGCAGATCTGGCCGCCGAAGTAGCTGCCGGAGGTGGCGTTCTGGATGGCGCAGTAGACGGTGATGCGGGGCTTGTCGGCGGGGGCGAATCCGGCGAAGGACGAGGTGTAGCCGTGGTACCTCCCGGTGGCCGGATCGACGCGGTTGGCGGTGCCGGTCTTGCCCGCGACCCGGTAGCCGGGGATGCGGGCCTTGACGCCGGTGCCCTGCTCGTCGTCGACGACCGACTCCAGCATCTGGGCGACGGTCTTGGCGGTCTTCTCGCTGACGACCCGGGTCCTGGCGGGCTTGGGCGCGGGGGCGAAGCGGCCGTCGGCGCCCTTGGTGCCGCGCACCAGGGTGGGCGCGACGCGTACTCCGCCGTTGGCGATCGTGGAGTAGACGGAGGCGGCCTGCATGGCGTTGATGGAGAAGCCCTGGCCGAAAGGGATCGTGTACTGCTGCGAGGTGGACCACTTGGCCGAGGGCGCGAGGATGCCCGGTGTCTCGCCGGGGAAGCCGAGCCCGGTGTAGCGGCCGATGCCGAACTGGCGCAGGTACGAGTAGAGCGTGCCGTTGGCGGCCGGCTGGGTCTTGCCGAGCTGGCCGGCGGCGAGGATGGTGCCGATGTTGCTGGACTTGGCGAGCACCCCGTTGAGGGTGAGGTACCAGGTGGCGTGGTCGACGTCGTCCTGGAAGAGCCGGTCGCCCCGGTGCAGCCGGTTGGGTACGACGACATGGGTCAGCGGGGTGGCCGCGTTCTCCTCCAGCACGGCGGCCATGGACATCACCTTGGCGGTCGAGCCGGGCTCGTAGGCGTCCTGGAGGGCGGGGTTGCCCATGGCGGCGGAGTCGGCCTTGGAGAGGTCGTTGGGGTCGAAGCCGGGCGAGTTGGCCATGGCGAGGATCTGGCCGGTGGCGGTGTCCTGGACGACGACGTAGCCGCGGTCGGCCTTGGACTTCCTCACCTGCTCGGAGATGGCGTTCTGCGCGGCCCACTGGATGTCGCGGTCGATGGTCAGCTCGACGTCGCTGCCGGGCACGGCGGGCGTCTCGGTGGAGCCCACGGTGGGCACCTCGCGGCCGCCGGACTGGGCGTAGCGGATCTTGCCGTCCTTGCCGGAGAGCTGCTTGTCGAGCTGCTGCTCGATGCCGCCGCCGCCCCGGCCCTCGCTGTTGACCCAGCCCAGTATCCCGGCGGCCAGCTCCTTGTTGGGGTACACCCGCTGGCTGCTGGGGTCGGCGAAGACCCCGGCGAGCACATTGGGGGTGCCCTTCTTGACGAAGGCGGCCTTGAGGTCCTTGATCTGCTTCCAGACCTGCGGGGTCTGCCGGTTGGCCAGCCGGGCGTAGCGGGACCGCTTGTTGGCCGGGCGCAGCTTCTTGACGAGCGCTTCCTGGTCCTGGCCGAGGATCGGGGCGAGCAGCGCGGCGGCCTGCTCGGGCCCGTCGGAGATCTTGAGCTGTTCCCTGTTGAACATCATCGGGTCGGCGGTGATGTCGTAGGCGTCCTCGCTGACGGCGAGGGCGACGCCGTTGCGGTCGGTGATGCCGCCGCGCTCGGCGGTCAGGACGTGTGCCACATAGCGGTTCTGCTCGGCCTTGGCGCTGTAGGTGCTCGCGTCCACCGCCTGCACCTGGAGGAGGCGCACGGTGAAGGCGGTCAGCACCAGGGCGAGGGCGAGGCCGACCAGGCGCAGCCGGGGCCGGGGGCTGCCGAGCCGCAGGGCGGGCTTGGCCGGGGGGCGCCGGGGGCCCAGGGGGCGGCGGGCGGGCCGGCCCTGGGGGGCGGGACGGCGGGGGGCCGCGCTCCGGGGGCGGGGCGGCCTCGCGGGTCCGGGCACGCGGCGGCGCGGCGTTTCCCTGTCGGACACTTCCGTCACCTGCCGGGGGTCGGGGTGGTGGGGGCGGACCGGAGGGCGCCGCCCGGCGCGGGAGTCGTGGCGGCGGGTCTCACCGGGGTGCCGCTGGGGGTGCCGGCGGGGGTGCCGGCCGGTGCGGCGGTGGGCGTGGCGGCGGGCGGCGCGCTCGGCGTCGCCGGGGCCGGGGCCGTGCTCGGGACGGCGGTCAGCGCCTCGGGGGCGCGGGGGCCGGTGAGGACGGCGGAGCGGGGGGCTGCGCTGGGGACGCCCTTGACGCTGCCGTCGGGGCCGAGGAAGGCGGGGTCGCCGCCGGGGACCATGCCGAGTTCACGGGCGCGGCGCTGGAGGGCGTCGGGCGCGGAGTACGCGTCGATGTCCCGCTGGAGGGCCTGTTCCTCGTCGGTGAGGCTCTTCGTTTGGCGCTTTATGTCGTCCAGCTCGAACGACCCTTCGCTGAGCGCCGAGTTGAGCACCAGCAGGCCGAGCAGGCCGCCGCCCAGGAGCAGCACGACGAGGAGGACGAAGGGGGTGCGGGCCGCGCGGGCGCGGCCGGCGGGGATGAGCCGGGCGAGCCGGGCCGCCCTCCCCCGAGGTGCGGGCTTGGTGCTCACTGTCCCTCCCGGCGGGTCGTGGCACCCGGCCGGCCCCGTCCGTTCACTCGGCGTCCTCCCGGATGCGCTCGACACCCCGGAACCTGGCCGGGGCGGCCCGGCGGTTCTCGGCGATCTCCTCCTCGGTGGGAAGTTCGGCACCGCGGGTGAGGAGCTTGAGGCGGGGCTGGTAGCGCTCGGGCACGACGGGCAGCCCGGGGGGCGCGGTGTTGGCGGCGCCGGCCGCGAAGACCTGCTTGACCAGCCGGTCCTCCAGCGACTGGTACGACAGCACGGCGATCCGCCCGCCGACCGCGAGCGCCTTCACCGCGGCCGGCACGGCCCGCTCCAGTACGGAGAGTTCGCCGTTGACCTCGATGCGCAGGGCCTGGAAGGTGCGCTTGGCCGGGTTGCCGCCGGTGCGCTTGGCGGCCTGCGGCAGGGCGTCCCGGATCAGCTCGACCAGGCGGGCGCTGTTGGTGAACGGCTCCTTCTCGCGCTCGCGGACGACCGCCGAGACGATCCGCTTGGCCTGCTTCTCCTCGCCGTACGCGCGCAGGATGCGCACCAGTTCACCGGCCGGGTAGGTGTTGAGGACCTCGGCGGCGCTGACGCCGGTCGTCTGGTCCATGCGCATGTCGAGCGGGGCGTCCTGGGCGTAGGCGAAGCCGCGGTCGGCCTCGTCCAGCTGCATGGAGGAGACGCCGAGGTCGAAGAGGACGCCCTGGACGGCCGGGATGCCCAGGCGGTCGAGGACCTCGGGGAGTTCGTCGTAGACGGCGTGCACGAGGGTGGCGCGGTCGCCGTAGGGGGCGAGGCGTTCGCCGGAGAGGCGGAGGGCTTCCTTGTCCCGGTCGAGGCCGATCAGCCGGACCTCGGGAAAGCGGGCCAGCAGGGCCTCGCTGTGGCCGCCGAGGCCGAGGGTGCAGTCGACGACCACCGCTCCCGGCCGCTCCAGGGCGGGTGCCAGCAGGTCCAGGCACCGCTGGAGCATCACCGGGACGTGTCGACTCTCGGTCAAGGGGGCCTCTCATTCCGGCGGGCGGTACGCACTGCCGGGTCCCCGCCCGCTCCGTGAAGGGGAGGCCCGCCGGCGCCGGAAGCGTCGGCCGGCCGGGAGCGGGAGGAGGCCGAGCCGCACGTACGCGCCGCGCACGCGGGGAGACGGTCCGGACGGATGCCGGGATCTCCGGGGGTTTCACCAGCGGGAAGAGCCGC comes from the Streptomyces seoulensis genome and includes:
- the murG gene encoding undecaprenyldiphospho-muramoylpentapeptide beta-N-acetylglucosaminyltransferase is translated as MHVVLAGGGTAGHIEPALALADALRRQDPTVGITALGTERGLETRLVPERGYELALIPAVPLPRKPTPELITVPGRLRGTIKAAEQILERTKADAVVGFGGYVALPGYLAAKRLGVPIVIHEANARPGLANKIGSRYAARVAVSTPDSKLRDARYIGIPLRRSIATLDRAAARPEARARFGLDPNLPTLLVSGGSQGARHLNEVVQRVAPWLQQAGIQILHAVGPKNELPQVQQMPGMPPYVPVSYLDRMDLAYAAADMMLCRAGAMTVAELTAVGLPAAYVPLPIGNGEQRLNAQPVVKAGGGLLVDDAELTPEWVQQNVLPVLADPHRLYEMSRAAGEFGRRDADDLLVGMVYEAIASSR
- the ftsW gene encoding putative lipid II flippase FtsW, with the translated sequence MPSSRTGRPPVQRAARPAPPRIAGENPLRRLRDRARKAWDRPLTAYYLILGGSMLITVLGLVMVYSASQITALQLSLPGSFFFRKQFLAALIGGALLFAASRMPVKLHRALAYPILAAAVFSMALVQVPGIGMSVNGNRNWISLGGSFQIQPSEFGKLALVLWGADLIARKQEKRLLAQWKHMLVPLVPVAFLLLGLIMLGGDMGTAIILTAILFGLLWLAGAPTRLFAGVLSVAALIGVILIKTSPNRMARLACIGATEPKAGAADCWQAVHGIYALASGGIFGSGLGASVEKWGQLPEAHTDFIFAITGEELGLAGTLSVLALFAALGYAGIRVAGRTEDPFVRYAAGGVTTWIIAQAVINIGAVLGLLPIAGVPLPLFSYGGSALLPTMFAVGLLIAFARDEPGARAALAMRQPRFGRKRAGGSRAERVPRRWNTMRRRASAARSSGER
- the murD gene encoding UDP-N-acetylmuramoyl-L-alanine--D-glutamate ligase; the encoded protein is MGSGQVTFSVPSGPSEFQGKHVTVAGLGVSGLPAAKALHARGAIVTAVNDGDDARAREQAAELEALGITVRLGDGATLPEGTELIVTAPGWQPGKPLFLAAEEAGVPVWGDVELAWRLRGPDAAPWLAVTGTNGKTTTVQMLASILKAAGLRTAAVGNIGVSLLDAVLGDEQYDVLAVELSSYQLHWAPSLRAWSGAVLNLAPDHLDWHGSMDAYAADKGRIYEGNKVACVYNVADPRTEDLVREADVEEGCRAVGFTLQAPAVSQLGVVDGILVDRAFVADRQKNAQELAEVSDVDPPAPHNIANALAAAALARSYGVPPQAVRDGLRAFKPDAHRIAHVADIDGVAYVDDSKATNTHAAEASLAAYEPIVWIAGGLAKGAEFDELVANSAKRLRGVVLIGADRALIREALARHAPEVPVVDLDRTDTGAMLQAVTEAKRLAQAGDTVLLAPACASMDMFTNYNQRGDAFAAAVRELGA
- the mraY gene encoding phospho-N-acetylmuramoyl-pentapeptide-transferase; protein product: MMNQVLFSGVIGLFLTLIGTPLLIKLLARKGYGQYIRDDGPREHASKRGTPTMGGIAFILATIAAYFLSKVITGKSPTYSGLLVLGLMFGMGLVGFLDDYIKIVKRRSLGLRAKAKMAGQLIVGIGFAVLALQFPDNRGNTPASTKLSFITDFGWTIGPVLFVVWALFMILAMSNGVNLTDGLDGLATGASVLVFGAYTFIGVWQFQESCANAMTLTNPAACYEVRDPLDLAVVASALMGACLGFLWWNTSPAKIFMGDTGSLALGGVLTGLAILSRTELLVAIMGGLFVLITMSVVIQVGSFRLTGKRVFRMAPLQHHFELKGWSEVLVVVRFWIIQGICVIVGLGLFYAGWAADK
- a CDS encoding UDP-N-acetylmuramoyl-tripeptide--D-alanyl-D-alanine ligase, yielding MIALSLAEIAAVTGGQTHDIPDTSVQVTGPVVRDSREVVPGTLFVAFVGERVDGHDFAAQVVEAGAVAVLASRPVGVPAIVVDDVQEALGALARHVVERLGATLVALTGSAGKTSTKDLIAQVLGGKAPTVFTPGSLNNEIGLPLTALSATEETKFLVLEMGARGIGHIRYLAGLTPPKVGLVLNVGSAHIGEFGGREQIAQAKGELVESLPPAAEGGAAILNADDPLVRAMASRTKAKVILFGESAEADVRAENVRLTDSGQPAFRLHTPSGASDVTMRLYGEHHVSNALAAAAVAHELGMSATEIATALSGAGTLSRWRMEVTERPDGVTIVNDAYNANPESVRAALRALVAMGKGRRTWAVLGKMAELGDEALAEHDAVGRLAVRLNVSKLVAVGGIEASWLQLGAYNEGSWGEESVHVSDAQAAIDLLRKQLRPGDVVLVKASRSVGLERVAQALAEAGTEGEVAAR
- a CDS encoding UDP-N-acetylmuramoyl-L-alanyl-D-glutamate--2,6-diaminopimelate ligase: MTTITPDDGNRGTHRTGREPRFSSGAGTPGTLTAVPHADQSQTTQKGASVTNPGPPRPVQVSAIFLAELAGQLGTAAPAETAEPVGVTGITHDSRAVRPGDVYAALSGARLHGADFATQAAGLGAVAVLTDPAGADRAAATGLPVLVVEDPRAEMGELAATIYGHPGRDMLQIGITGTSGKTTTAYLIEGGLRAAGRATGLVGTVETRIGDERIKSERTTPEATDLQALFAVMRERGTDAVAMEVSSHALVLGRVDGCVFDIAVFNNLSPEHMEFHSGMEDYFQAKASLFTPERSRLGVVNADDEYGRRLVTEAGVPVVTFSAEGHPDADWRAEDVQTGPMDSTFTALGPNGERVHARSPLPGPFNVANTLAALAALAAAGIDPQTAADGIAAVPGVPGRLERVDAGQPYLAVVDYAHKTDAVESVLKALRKVTKGRVHLVLGCGGDRDRTKRGPMGAAAARYADTAVLTSDNPRSEDPLAILATMLEGAASVPTHERGEVLLFEERAAAIAAAVGRAAAGDTVLVAGKGHEQGQDIAGVIRPFDDRQVLREAIQNTQG
- a CDS encoding peptidoglycan D,D-transpeptidase FtsI family protein translates to MSDRETPRRRVPGPARPPRPRSAAPRRPAPQGRPARRPLGPRRPPAKPALRLGSPRPRLRLVGLALALVLTAFTVRLLQVQAVDASTYSAKAEQNRYVAHVLTAERGGITDRNGVALAVSEDAYDITADPMMFNREQLKISDGPEQAAALLAPILGQDQEALVKKLRPANKRSRYARLANRQTPQVWKQIKDLKAAFVKKGTPNVLAGVFADPSSQRVYPNKELAAGILGWVNSEGRGGGGIEQQLDKQLSGKDGKIRYAQSGGREVPTVGSTETPAVPGSDVELTIDRDIQWAAQNAISEQVRKSKADRGYVVVQDTATGQILAMANSPGFDPNDLSKADSAAMGNPALQDAYEPGSTAKVMSMAAVLEENAATPLTHVVVPNRLHRGDRLFQDDVDHATWYLTLNGVLAKSSNIGTILAAGQLGKTQPAANGTLYSYLRQFGIGRYTGLGFPGETPGILAPSAKWSTSQQYTIPFGQGFSINAMQAASVYSTIANGGVRVAPTLVRGTKGADGRFAPAPKPARTRVVSEKTAKTVAQMLESVVDDEQGTGVKARIPGYRVAGKTGTANRVDPATGRYHGYTSSFAGFAPADKPRITVYCAIQNATSGSYFGGQICGPVYKQVMEFALKTLQVPPTGAKAAALPVSYKP
- a CDS encoding membrane protein, with protein sequence MSTKPAPRGRAARLARLIPAGRARAARTPFVLLVVLLLGGGLLGLLVLNSALSEGSFELDDIKRQTKSLTDEEQALQRDIDAYSAPDALQRRARELGMVPGGDPAFLGPDGSVKGVPSAAPRSAVLTGPRAPEALTAVPSTAPAPATPSAPPAATPTAAPAGTPAGTPSGTPVRPAATTPAPGGALRSAPTTPTPGR